The nucleotide window CCCTAATTACAGGCCTGGATTTTCTGTGAGGGGACACTGCATCTATCCACCTCATCCCCTTGTCCTTGTCTTACAGATGGCTGTGATGGCAGTCTAGCTGCCAGCTTGCTCCATAGATGATTGCTATGGCAACGGGAAACATTTTGTCTCCATGGCAACTACCCAGCTGTGGACCACAAGGGTGTTTCCATGGTAAAGAGATGCACATCTCTTCTTCCCATCCCCCTTTCCTAGCTCATCCAGTTTCTGAACACTTGAGCCCCAgaaagggtggggaagagaggggaaggaaagaCACTTTGTTCCTCATTGTTTTCTCAAGTGTGATAGCATTTATAGTTTTTGCTGGCAGAGGTGGCAGGAGAGAAAGGGGGCTGCAGTGGGTCGCATTTGCTGAGCCATGAGCTCAGGCAGGTGGAGATGGAGTCAAAGCCTTCCTTGCATGAAAGATCATGCTTTTTTCCCTCCAAGATTTGCACATAGCTAACTACCGTCCCTGAAGGCTTGGAATTGCTTTCAGGGTTCTCAGAGGTGTTGACTGAAAAAAATAGTGTCTTTTTATCCTTGTTAATGGAGAACACTCCTGGAATAGGTTATGAAGCTTCAGGAGGTAGCGTTAAGTGTTCTTGTGTGTGTAAACAAGGAGCCCTAGAGCTGCTTTAAGCCAGTATCTGGAAGTGAGAAAGGGGTAACAGTTTTTAAGGCATTGCACCTTTTAATTCCAGTTCAGGAATGAATCCTGTGGGTTCTTCAGAAGGTTTTTTGGTTGGTGAATAATGCCAAGGTTGTGGGTTGAATTCTAGTTTGGGGCAGATACACTTTGAAAACCAGCATGTTGTCGGATTagtctaggacctgggagacccagggttGAATCCCCACTTGGCTATGAAGCTAACTGGAGGGGGGTTTCATACAAGTATACAATCTGTGTGCTTACTCATATGTaatgttcaacaagtgtacagtcttgtgtacacaatagttgagctgAACAAACCAAGGACACCCATTCACCCAAACACATATAGATaaagacagcttgtacctgtggtCTGTGCAGAATGTGAGCAagttttggttcacatactgtCATaggtttattgtgaggatgaaggGACTGATCCTGCCCTGTGAtctccttgggaggaagggtgaccTGTACATGAACTAAATACTATTGGGATCTCCTTTGCTGAGAACATACTGGAAGGTAGCACGCCCACCACTGCCAGATCTTTCCCCACCGCCAGTGTACAGCTCAAGATTACTGTGTATTAATACTGAGCTTGGCCAATAGTGAGGTCTTGAGCAAGACCCCTCAGTGTGGGATCCAGGTTTTAGAGGGCTGTTGGGTAAAACATCCTTCATGGAGGGCCGCTTCACCCTTAATGAGTCCACCTCCTCTCTGCAGCAGGTCCTCTTGTCAGTGGGCCTTTTGGCTGATGCCTGATCTATACTGTTGATGACCATAAGCTCTCTGCATATTCTAgaacagccttcgccaacctggtgccctctagatgttgttgggctacaagttGAGAGTTGtattccatcaacatctggagggcctcggGTTGGTGAAGGCAATTCTGAAAGATTCCCTGAATGTTTTGTGACAGAAAGGTGTGGGTTGGTTTTGTTTGGTGGTAGGCATGTAGGAGGTTCCGCAATGAGTGAGCCAATATTAGGAGTCTCTCAAGCTAGAATATTCTGTAAGGGTAACTACTTTGCTCTGCCCTTGCATTGGTGCTCAGTGTTGGATGAATTGGAGAGAGCGGCAGGGAGAGAATTTGTTTTCTAGCTGAAGAgttaaaaaaatctgactgatactTGCTAAATACTTAATCTATAGTGAACAGAAACTAGGAGTGATATATAAGTtaggacaggggttcccaaactggtccatgCCCTTCATTAAGGTGGTCTGCAGTGTGTGtaacaatacaaataaaaattatgcagcatctagcacagtgcattataattgctacaacaggctgaAAAATCATTAAACCCTCGACGTTTTCAAGTAATCCGTGGGGACTTCATTAGGGGGACTCTGGGCTGGCTAGCTGGGGTGTAGAATTTATCAGAGCGGGTCAATCCCTGCTTTCCTAACCTGGGCTGCTGATACATAGAGGGAAGGGCATGTATATTCATGCATCTATAGTACCTTTTATGTGCCGTGTGGTTTCATAACCCCTAACTGAGAGCAGTAGTTAacgtttcccccccttttttttttacagaacagAAACAGTCTGACTGCCTCTGTTCGCCTCTTGAGGCTGTGTTGTGGTTTAAAAGTGTGGCTGATAGGTGAGAGCTGCTGGTCCCTGCTAAGCCGCCTCCAGAAATGCAAGTGCTTCTGaagttttccctctctctctctctctctttctctcccgtcCTCCAGTCCTTAGGAGCTGCCGGGAGAAGGGTATGGGGGTGACACTGCAAGGGTGTCTTTGGCATAGCGTAGGATACAAGTTTTGAAGGTGGTAATGGAGGAGATGTGCAGGGTCTATGCAAAGATAATCTTGCAGAAAGGAGTgttgatgggggtggggagagaatggaAATATTTGTTGCAGGTGCTTCTCTTTAAGGCAGGCGTAGGAGGCCCCCCTGGAAAGCATTGACAGCTTGAGCAGTCAGCCTGTCTCCTCTGCTGATGAGGGGAGGCACACGGCTTGCATCTTAAACAGGTTCCATGTACCGTCGTCTTCTAGGCCTGCTGCCTCATTCCTCTGCTGCGCTGCTCTGGCCTTAAGTTCTATACACaaatctcttcctcctcctcctccctatcctGGTCCTGACTGATTCTTTTTCCTCTGCCTAAAGAGGCAAAATGCAGCCTTGAACCCTGTTGTCAGTGGGAGGGTTTGAGCCCAGGAACAGATGATGGAATTAATGGTAAAagagcctctgagcatgtggagaAGGCCTTGCTCATCACTGAGGAACCACAGCCAAGTCCTCCCGAATCTCTGAGGAAATGGCGTCTTGAGGCCCCACCAGACTGGTTTTTGCAGATGTTTTCTGCAATACAGGTGCTGAATATAGATTTATTCAATAAGAGTGTATTAGCAGTGGATTTGTACTGGGCAGTCCACATGCAATTCCGCTTTATTTGTTCTGCAGTGCTTTCCCAGTGTTGTTCCACTGTATAGCAacaaaaaataaactggaacttttgtgttttaaaaaaaaaaagttaaaggatTTCAGCCGGAAGTTAAGcgacatgcactgactggaaacaaagaagtATTTCTTCCCTggaacttttgcaggtgcaaacagtattgaaagtgggatcacataCAGCTTCCCCAATGCAGCCCCATccgcactctacatttaaagcggTGTCATGTCACAttcaacaggcatggcttcccccaaacaatcctgggggCGCTGAGACCTGTAGTCCCCGCACAAAACTGAAATTTCCGGagttgtttaacaatcaattcctcttccaagGGAACTGTATAATGCATAATTCTAATCGTATAAGTGATACCATACTAacttaaatgtatagtacagatggggtgACAATTATGAACACAaaccatgaatgcacaataaaaatgaCATCCCAAGGAGTCCTTGGTTTTTTGCTGTCACCAACCCAGGCCATCAAATGTTCCCAGTGCCCATTTTTTACTTTGAGCTGTGTTCTTCCAGGATCACAGAATTTCACACCCTTCTTTCAGCAAGACCCACCACTGCCTTCCACTGCCCTCTCCCCACCATCCTCCATCAATCTGTCCTTTAACATTCCTTTTCTTCCTTGCTGCTCACATAACCACCCCACTTTTATTGTTCGGAACAGCCCCTGCCCTGCCACAACAGGTGATCAATACAGGTGGTATCATAGAAAATGGCTTTAATTGGAAAATAAGCACACAGCATTTGTCAGGCACTCTGCCtcaaaggtttttttttgggggggggcaggggagtatACAGAAGGCTACATCCTCAGAATCCCTGTCATTTTGGCAGCAGAAAGCGGTCTTCTCTGGGGAGTGAGATTCCTGGCCCTTTTAAGAGCTTTTTAAAAGAGCAGGGCAAAGCCAGTTAATCATTTAAAGGTTCAATTTCATTGTAGTCTTTAAAACAAAGATCCAGGGACAGCAGTCAGAAGACACACCCCATCTTGTATACTTTGACACGTGTGCCTTTAATAatagtctttttaaattggaggtTATAGACTGCTGGCTTGTGGAGACTTCTCAGTCTGTATCTGGATTAAATGGTCGCTGTTGTATGGCTTTACACGCGTCTTTAAAATGATGTTGAGGTTAAATAGATATTGAGGTTAAATAATAATCCAACTTCTATAATGAGTTGAAACAGGAGAATGTGCCCTTAAGGTGGTGATTATCTTAAAAGAGAAGTACATGCATTTAGTGTATAAAACAGCAATTCCTTTGCtgagttcttaaaaaaaaatggttaaaagGTGAGCATTGATTGACATATGGAGTATAAATAAGCAAATGGAATAAGCTTTTGCAAGGCTGCAATTAGCTGGTTGAATTGGGCACGTTGAGGGGGTGCCCTTAAGTGCTCTTTAGAAATGAGGTACACGAAGCTTAGAGACTGACTCTTCTATTATGTAGCAGTATGAGATTAAAATGCCCCCTTGTGCCTTTAACTGCCTTTTAAAAGTAAAGGCAAATATTTAAGCAAGCACAAAGCATTCCTGTTTGTTAGACCCTACAGAGGGACATTCTGAGGTCAGTGCCTTTAAGCAGGGCCTCTTAAAGGTGAGGTGTGGTGCACAAACGTAGAAGAAGCAATCACTTCTAGCACAATATTAGATCTTCTACAGCATGTGCGAATGCAAAAAGCAAAATGGCACCTCTAAAAATAGGAGATGTATATCTTAGGAGATACATAACAAAGTAGCACAACAGATAAGGCTTTGCGCAAAGGTCTAGACAACTTGTTCACGTGTACACAGTAGACAAACGTTTCACTTGAGATTTAGTGCCTTAAAAAAATTCCTTCTTAAGAAAGTGTGGGCACCTGAGTGCCACAGACAAAAAAGGAACAGAAATCATGAACAAAAGTCCTGAGTCTGTTGACTGAAGCATTTTGTACCAGTCTGGCACCTTTAAGACCCCTTTAAAGGTGAAGTTCAAAATTATGGCGGACAAAAATAAATCTCACCACAGtgccaggaaaaaaatatttgaaaaggTGAGAGGCACGTGAGTTTGGAGAGGAGTTGGTATCTCCAGCTTCTATAAAGCCTTCCATGAGCGAGtattaaatatttttgtaaaactgtttattttattttagaggcCCTCTTAAAGATCCAGCATGGCGCAGAGGACAAAAACAACTGAAGCTGGTCAAGTTATGCACTGAAGCTGATTGGAGAGTCAGGCCTAAGAGGATTCTGGGTGCTTTTCTATGTTCAGGAGCAGCCCCTTCCTGGGTCAGTTTGGCTGCCATCCTGAGCTCAATGCAGGTGGGGATAAGGAGAGCATGTGATGCAGTGCCGTGCCTTTCCTTGCAGAGACTTCCGGGATGTCGATGATGGGGAAAATGAGGCTCATAGCACGGAAAGGTCATTGCAGGATTTTGACCTTTGCTTGAAGAAGCGTCCATTCCGTGGCACAAGGCTAGAGAGGAACCGTTTGGCTTTTTTAGTGAGGCTCTCGCGACGGCCCCCGGCCCCCTCCCCGCTGAAGCCATTGCCCTCGCGCCGACGGCGGCGCAGCCGGATCTGCCGCACAACGCCTTCAAAGAGCTCCTCTGTGTTGTGATGTAACGCTGCGGATGTCTCAATATGTTTGCAGTTCATCATAACTGCCAGGCTGCGGCCCTCTGGGTGTGGAGGCAagaaagagatttttttttttagcaaattcTTCTAGGTTCTTTTTCCTAGCCCTGTCCCCAGGAGAATGAATGAATTCCTCCAAACAGCTTCTAAAATGGTTGTATAGAAGCCATGTGGGTTGTGGTGGGCCATTCTGCTCCCAGTGCTTAGGCAGCAGTATTTAGGTAACTTACCCTCCCGTGAGACCTCCCGGGATCGGGCCAAGTCACTCTTGTTCCCCACCAGGATAATAGGGGGATCCGTTCGAGGGCACCCTGCCCGCAGGCGCAGGAGAGTAGGTGGCACTTGTGTGAAGCTGCGGCGATCGGTCACTGAGAAAACCAGCAGGAAAGCATCTCCCGTTTGCAGACAGGATTCCTGCATCCATCCTCCAGGGTCTGCCTGCAGAAAAGTGTGTGGGGAGGCAAAAAGACCAAAGAGAGGCAAAATGAGGGTGTGTGTATGTAGTTCAGAGGTTGGCAACCGTTTCAGGACAGCAGGCACATCTGAAATGTTGAGAAAAGTGCTGTGGGGTGgcaagcacaaaatggctgccgggAGGATATGGCATACTACCAAATGATTTCTGCATctgaaacagcagaaaaagagatGGAACCACAAAACTGTGTTGAATACCTGCCCCCTTCCcaattaatggggggggggaagagaaatggcacatatatatatatatgtatatgccaCTGCCATGCTCTCTCTCAGAGACAAGCTCTTGGCATGTCTCCTCTGTTCGGAAGGGAAGGGATGCAATGTGGGCATGCTTAAGGGGCCATGTTCAGTGCAGGAGTTCCAGAGtagccagactaatcttacctcattttttgatcgggtaacctccctggtagactgtgagaatggggaagtaacaagtggggtgctgcagggctcaatcctgggcccagtattcttcaatgtttttaatgatgacttggatgaggtggtgtagggaatgtttatcaaatttgcaggtggtataaattgggagggacagctactATCCTGGGGgccagaaataaaattcaaagtgaccttgataggctagagcaaaaaacagaatgaaatttaacatggaTAAGTGCTAAGTTCTGCACCTGGGAAAAATAAACcacatgcacagttataagatgggggatgcttggtTTAGCcacactacatgtgagaaggatcttgggattgttgttgatcacaacctgaatatgagccaacaatgcaatgtggctgcaaaaaaggcaaatgctattttaggctgcattaacagaagtatagtttccaaattgtgtgaagtattggttcccctctgttcggcactggttaggcctcatcttgagtacttctagttctggacaccacacttgaaggatgcagacaaactggaacgggttcggaggagggcagcaaggatgctCAGGCGTCTGGTAACAAATACTTGTACAGTTTTtacacagagcagggccaggatctcttcttaatcatcctggagtgcaggacatggaataatgggctcaagttgccagaagccagattttggctgaacagcaagaaaaacttcctaacagagcagtacaagaatggaaccaattccctagggaggtggtgggctctccaaccctgcaggccttcaagaggcagctggacagcaacctgtcagggatgctttaatttagattcctgcattgggcaggggattggactccatggccatataggccccttccaactctattctgtgagcaaacaggaactgagtagGAAGAGCAGACAGTCTGTTGTGAGCTGTGGCTTTTCTGAGGGGGTCTTTCCTGAGGCCTTTTGCAGGACTCTGGCTGGCCAGCCCTGGTGTAGGTTATTTGGGGATTTTACCCATAACTGTACTGTTATGGACACAGCCCCTTTAAAGAAAACTTAGCTAGTAAGACATCAGCATTTTAACTTATGTATCTGTaaggaccacagctcaggggcagagcgccAGCTTTGCacgcagacggtcccaggttcaatccgtggcatctccagatagggacgGGAgcgactcctgtctgaaaccctggagagtcactgccagtcagtatgatGGATTGAATAGTCtgcctcagaataaggcagctttctgtgtat belongs to Rhineura floridana isolate rRhiFlo1 chromosome 11, rRhiFlo1.hap2, whole genome shotgun sequence and includes:
- the REM2 gene encoding GTP-binding protein REM 2, with the protein product MTLPPALAGAGPRRGSMPLPIKHQLVRASAVDELDSPPSSPEVGGNGGASPAGGQGPYKVMLLGESGVGKTTLVAIFGGLKGGAHHEEEHTEDSYERRFYVDDEEVTLILYDIWDQADPGGWMQESCLQTGDAFLLVFSVTDRRSFTQVPPTLLRLRAGCPRTDPPIILVGNKSDLARSREVSREEGRSLAVMMNCKHIETSAALHHNTEELFEGVVRQIRLRRRRREGNGFSGEGAGGRRESLTKKAKRFLSSLVPRNGRFFKQRSKSCNDLSVL